The nucleotide window CCGCAGGGCCCGGACCGTCCCGGGCCCCTGGCGGGACCTCTCCCTGGTGCCGGTGATCGTCGTGCTGGGTGTCATCGGCTTCATCGTGTCGCCCGCGTTCCTCACCGCCGACAACCTCATCGGCGTCGTCCAGCAGTCCACGGAACTGGGCCTGCTGGTGCTGGCCGAGGCGCTCGTCCTGATCAGCGGGCGGATGGATCTGTCGCTGGAATCGACCATCGGTCTGGCCCCGGTGGTCGCCCTGTGGCTGGTGATGCCCGCGCACGGCGCCCGCTTCACCGGGCTGGGCCTGCTGCCCGCCTGGACCGCGGTCCCGCTCTGTCTGGCCGTGGGCGCGGCCGTCGGCGCCGCCAACGGCTTCCTCATCCTCACCCTGCGGGTCAACGGCTTCATCGCCACCCTCGGCATGCTGACCATGCTGCGGGGCCTGCACCTGGGCATCTCCGAGGGGCAGTCCATCGGCGATGTCCCCCGCTCCTTCGCCTATCTGGGCCGGGCCGACTGGCTGGGCGTCCCGGCCGCCGTATGGATCTGCCTCGCCCTCTTCGCCCTCGGCGGCGCGGCCCTGGGCTTTCTGCGGTCCGGGCGGGCGCTGTACGCGATCGGCGGCAACCCGGAGGCGGCCCGCGCGGCCGGCATCCGGGTGGACCGCCTGACCTGGACCGTGCTGACGCTCGGCGGGGTGCTCGCCGCCTTTGCGGGGATTCTCTACACCGGCCACTATGGCGCGGTCTCCGCGAGCCAGGGCAGCGGCTGGATCTTCCAGGTCTTCGCCGCCGCGGTGATCGGCGGCATCGGCCTCAAGGGCGGCCGGGGCACCCTCTTCGGCGCGCTCACCGGTGTCCTCACCCTCCAGCTCGTCATCAATGTGATGACGCTGGCCGGGGTGCCGCCCCTGTGGACGCAGTTCCTCAACGGCCTGATCATCATCGTCGCCCTGGTCATCTCCCGCTTCACCGGCGGCGAGAAGCAGGACTGAGCGCCGCCGTGACGGACCATCACCCGTACGGGGGAGTCGAGTTGGGGCGCACCGGGGTCGTCGTGCCGCCGCTGGGCCTGGGCTGCGCGCCGCTCGGCAACCTCTACCGCGCCGTTCCGGAGCGGCAGGCGCACGAGGTCGTCCGCGCCGCGTTCGCCGCCGGCGCCGGCCACTTCGACACCGCACCGCACTACGGCGCCGGCCTGTCCGAGGAACGGCTCGGCCGGGCCCTGCGCGGCCGCGACCGCGCCACCTACACCCTGTCCACCAAGGTCGGCCGCCGGCTGCGGCCGCTCCGTCCGGGGGAGGAGGCGTCCGGCGAGGGCTTCGTCGGCGCCCCCGCACGGGCCCGGGTCCGGGACCACTCCCGCGACGGAATCCGCGCCACGCTGGAGGCGTCCCTGGAGCGGCTCGGGGTGGACGCCGTCGACCTCGTCTATCTGCACGACGTCGAGGACCATCTGCCGGAGGTGTACGAGACCGGCTTCCCGGCCCTGGCCGAGCTGCGCGCCCAGCGGATGGTGCGGGCGATCGGCTTCGGCATGAACCACAGCGGTCCGCTGGCCCGGCTGGTCGCCGACCTCGATGTCGATGTGGTGCTCTGCGCCGGCCGCTGGACCCTGCTGGAGCGCACCGCCTTCGACGATCTGCTGCCGGTGTGCACCCGGCGCGGCACCTCCGTGGTCGTCGGCGGGGTCTACAACTCCGGCCTGCTGGCGAACCCGTCACCGGGCGCGCCCTACAACTACGCCCCCGCCCCCGCCGGGTTGCTCGACCGTGCGCAACAACTCGACGCGGTGTGCGAGGAGTTCGGCGTCCCGCTCAAAGCGGCGGCGCTGCGCTTCCCCTTCGGTCACCCCGCCGTCGTCTCGGCCGTCGTCGGTGCGGCCACGCCCGAGGAGATGACCGAGAACGCCGCACTGTTCGCCCGTCGGATCCCGGACGCGCTGTGGCATACGCTCGTCGCCCGCGGCCTGCTCGACCCCGATCTGCCGCTGCCCCTGAACGACCGAGCCCGCCCCGGAGCGCTCCCCTGATGCGTATCGACGCCCATCACCACCTGTGGGACCTCAGCCGGCGCGGTCAGCCGTGGATGGACGGGCCCTGGGCCGATCCGATCCGCCGCAGCTACCCGCTGTCCGACCTCACCCCGCAGCTGTCCGGGCACGGCATCGACGCCACGCTCGTGGTCCAGTCCTCGCCCTCGTACGAGGAGACCGCCGAACTGCTCGCCCTCGCCGCGGGGGAGGGGCCGGTCGCCGGCGTCGTCGGCTGGGCGGACCTGTGCGACCCGGCGCTCGACGGGGTCCTGGCGGCGCTGCCCGCCGGTCTCGTGGGCGTCCGGCACCAGGTACAGGACGAACCGGACCCCGACTGGCTCACCCGCCCCGGCGTCCTGCGCGGCCTGGGCACGCTGGCCGACGCCGGGCTGGTCTACGACCTGCTGGTCACCCCGCGCGAACTGCCCGCCGCCCACGCCGCCGTCCGCGCCCTGCCGCAGCTGGCCTTCGTCCTGGACCACGCCGCCAAGCCGGCCGTGGCGAAAGGGGACTGGCAGCCGTGGGCGGCCCAGATCACCGCGCTGGCCGCACTGCCGAACGTCAGCTGCAAGCTGTCCGGCCTGGTCACCGAGGCCGACTGGGAGGCCTGGCGGCCGCAGCAGATCCTGCCCTATGCCCGGCATGTGCTGGACGCCTTCGGCCCGGGCCGGGTGATGTTCGGCTCCGACTGGCCGGTGTGCACGCTGGCCGCCGGCTATGAGGACGTGGTCGCGCTCGCGGAGTCGGCCACCGGCCAGCTCACCGAGGAGGAGCGGGCGGCCGTCTTCGGCGGCACGGCCGGGCGGGTGTACGGGGTCAGGGCGCCGTAGGGACCGTCCGGCGGGAGCGCGCGGCGCCGGGACCTCACAGCGAGGAGCGCAACCACTGCTCCACGCTGGCGATGTGCACCGTCGCCCAGGCCCGCGCCGCCTCCGCGTCCCGGTCGCGCAGCGCACGGAGGATCGCCCGGTGTTCGGTGAGGGTGCGCGCCACGGCGTCCTTCTGCGTCAGCCCCCGCCAGACCCGGGCCC belongs to Streptomyces sp. NBC_01454 and includes:
- a CDS encoding aldo/keto reductase — translated: MGRTGVVVPPLGLGCAPLGNLYRAVPERQAHEVVRAAFAAGAGHFDTAPHYGAGLSEERLGRALRGRDRATYTLSTKVGRRLRPLRPGEEASGEGFVGAPARARVRDHSRDGIRATLEASLERLGVDAVDLVYLHDVEDHLPEVYETGFPALAELRAQRMVRAIGFGMNHSGPLARLVADLDVDVVLCAGRWTLLERTAFDDLLPVCTRRGTSVVVGGVYNSGLLANPSPGAPYNYAPAPAGLLDRAQQLDAVCEEFGVPLKAAALRFPFGHPAVVSAVVGAATPEEMTENAALFARRIPDALWHTLVARGLLDPDLPLPLNDRARPGALP
- a CDS encoding amidohydrolase family protein, whose amino-acid sequence is MRIDAHHHLWDLSRRGQPWMDGPWADPIRRSYPLSDLTPQLSGHGIDATLVVQSSPSYEETAELLALAAGEGPVAGVVGWADLCDPALDGVLAALPAGLVGVRHQVQDEPDPDWLTRPGVLRGLGTLADAGLVYDLLVTPRELPAAHAAVRALPQLAFVLDHAAKPAVAKGDWQPWAAQITALAALPNVSCKLSGLVTEADWEAWRPQQILPYARHVLDAFGPGRVMFGSDWPVCTLAAGYEDVVALAESATGQLTEEERAAVFGGTAGRVYGVRAP
- a CDS encoding ABC transporter permease, producing MTETASPPATGGPGTAAPRRRARTVPGPWRDLSLVPVIVVLGVIGFIVSPAFLTADNLIGVVQQSTELGLLVLAEALVLISGRMDLSLESTIGLAPVVALWLVMPAHGARFTGLGLLPAWTAVPLCLAVGAAVGAANGFLILTLRVNGFIATLGMLTMLRGLHLGISEGQSIGDVPRSFAYLGRADWLGVPAAVWICLALFALGGAALGFLRSGRALYAIGGNPEAARAAGIRVDRLTWTVLTLGGVLAAFAGILYTGHYGAVSASQGSGWIFQVFAAAVIGGIGLKGGRGTLFGALTGVLTLQLVINVMTLAGVPPLWTQFLNGLIIIVALVISRFTGGEKQD